The Silene latifolia isolate original U9 population unplaced genomic scaffold, ASM4854445v1 scaffold_472, whole genome shotgun sequence genome includes a region encoding these proteins:
- the LOC141639619 gene encoding uncharacterized protein LOC141639619: MEEFPALTRNNQGPSTADNHKEKHIHEVVGVPALSLETLVEDEPLLNVSNPPVAEPIEVVVEEQGPGLLQFTTDEVKVEMDYWQNSVYCFILGVNPPWEIVEGFIRRLWLNHQVDKLSFLPNSVFLVCFKSKAARDAMLKQGHFLFDNKPLIVNPWTPAIELIKHEVKLVPVWVRLHNLPLKFWGKGIGKISGLIGEFIKCDVATEDKTRLGFVQVMIEVQIGNPLPNKVKFIDEHGNLIVIEVKFEWKPLVCDVCKGIGHSTAECRKAKKKPPVAPVKGKPWAKIWKPKQVTKANVNHEESSSSNSTPPVETAPVKHHVEIQLKTPVVWNKSGTYSSGPAPARPIIRLSRQELADGGYIVHRFGQHTFLESLNGSTTPKVDFLDYSTQCINMRVTEISSNQRFFLSMVYAFNDLTERLPLWEQLGGDSTNAEINDFQKCLDRCTLVYSPAIGSFFTWNNKQDFATRVYSRVQVSKIISRSPLNTILCGGKSPYFIPNLINWWKSNIEGTKMFKIVKKLKQLKSHMRRFNKDHFDDIENCTMRALKNLEYIQTQVALDPRDVNWLEKEKQAHEEVKELQQACTLFLSQKAKIAWTKDGDCNINISMESLKSTTTYLLGTEVSIDYVNPRIIQRGSVYTDQHWEQMMSPVTPQEIKDVIFSIPDHKAPGPDGYSNSFFKYSWSVIGNEVSEAIMDVFTTGKLLKHINATTITLIPKCKMPTSVTQFRPIACCNVLYKCISKLLCNRLAKVLPDLISKN, from the exons ATGGAAGAATTCCCGGCTCTAACCAGAAATAACCAGGGACCTTCTACGGCTGATAATCATAAGGAAAAGCATATTCACGAAGTTGTGGGTGTTCCTGCTCTAAGTTTGGAAACTTTAGTTGAGGATGAACCGCTTCTTAACGTCAGTAATCCACCTGTTGCTGAACCTATTGAGGTTGTTGTGGAGGAACAGGGTCCTGGGCTTCTTCAGTTTACAACTGATGAGGTTAAGGTGGAGATGGATTATTGGCAGAACTCAGTGTATTGCTTCATCTTAGGAGTAAATCCTCCATGGGAAATAGTAGAGGGCTTCATTAGACGACTTTGGTTGAACCATCAGGTAGACAAACTCTCTTTTCTTCCTAATAGTGTATTCTTAGTTTGTTTTAAGAGCAAAGCAGCTAGAGATGCTATGTTGAAACAGGGACACTTTCTGTTTGACAATAAGCCTCTCATAGTTAATCCATGGACTCCTGCAATAGAGTTAATTAAACATGAGGTTAAGTTAGTTCCTGTGTGGGTTAGATTGCATAATCTGCCATTGAAATTCTGGGGGAAAGGGATTGGTAAGATCTCGGGATTGATAGGGGAGTTTATTAAATGTGATGTAGCCACAGAGGATAAAACTCGGTTAGGGTTTGTACAGGTAATGATTGAGGTTCAGATAGGCAACCCACTACCTAATAAAGTCAAATTTATTGATGAACATGGAAACTTGATTGTTATTGAGGTAAAATTTGAATGGAAACCGCTGGTGTGTGATGTATGCAAAGGCATAGGACATAGTACTGCTGAGTGCAGGAAAGCTAAGAAGAAACCACCAGTGGCTCCAGTTAAAGGCAAGCCATGGGCTAAAATTTGGAAACCTAAACAAGTTACTAAAGCTAATGTGAACCATGAGGAGTCCAGTTCAAGTAATTCGACTCCTCCTGTTGAGACTGCTCCTGTTAAGCATCATGTTGAGATTCAACTGAAAACACCTGTAGTTTGGAACAAGTCTGGAACATATAGCTCAGGTCCAGCTCCAGCAAGGCCCATCATTAGATTGAGTAGGCAAGAGTTGGCTGATGGTGGCTATATTGTTCATAGGTTTGGTCAGCATACTTTTCTAGAATCTCTAAATGGTTCAACAACACCCAAG GTGGACTTTCTTGATTACTCAACTCAGTGTATCAACATGAGGGTTACTGAGATCAGCTCTAATCAGAGGTTTTTTCTTTCTATGGTGTATGCCTTCAATGATCTTACTGAGAGACTTCCTCTTTGGGAACA GCTTGGTGGTGATAGTACAAATGCTGAGATTAATGATTTTCAGAAGTGTCTGGATAGGTGTACTCTTGTGTATAGCCCTGCCATTGGTTCATTCTTCACCTGGAACAATAAGCAGGACTTTGCCACTAGAGTATATAGCAG AGTGCAAGTCAGCAAGATAATTTCAAGAAGTCCTTTAAATACTATACTATGTGGGGGGAAGTCACCTTATTTCATTCCTAATCTTATTAATTGGTGGAAGAGTAATATTGAAGGGACAAAGATGTTTAAGATTGTTAAAAAGTTGAAGCAGTTGAAGTCCCATATGAGGAGGTTTAATAAGGATCATTTTGATGATATTGAGAACTGTACTATGAGGGCACTAAAGAATCTTGAATATATTCAAACTCAGGTTGCTCTTGATCCTAGAGATGTTAActggttagagaaagagaaacaagcACATGAGGAGGTGAAAGAGCTACAGCAAGCATGCACATTGTTCCTTAGTCAGAAAGCTAAGATTGCATGGACTAAAGATGGAGACTGCAATATTAATATTTCCATGGAGTCATTAAAA AGTACTACAACATATCTCTTGGGAACTGAAGTGAGTATTGATTATGTGAATCCTCGAATTATCCAAAGAGGTAGTGTCTACACTGATCAGCACTGGGAGCAGATGATGTCCCCTGTTACACCTCAGGAGATTAAAGATGTTATTTTTTCTATCCCTGATCATAAAGCACCAGGACCAGATGGTTACTCCAACTCCTTTTTTAAATATTCCTGGTCTGTGATAGGGAATGAGGTCAGTGAGGCTATAATGGATGTGTTTACAACTGGGAAGCTCCTCAAACATATCAATGCTACAACTATAACCCTAATCCCTAAATGCAAAATGCCTACTTCTGTTACTCAGTTCAGGCCTATTGCCTGCTGCAATGTTTTGTATAAATGCATATCCAAACTCCTGTGTAACAGACTTGCTAAGGTATTACCTGATTTGATAAGTAAGAATTAG